A single Paenibacillus sp. FSL R5-0517 DNA region contains:
- a CDS encoding bifunctional cytochrome P450/NADPH--P450 reductase has translation MPPISVPQPKTFGPLGNLPQLNFEEPVQSLVKLAEEYGPIFRMEYPGRSELYISGHELVAEVTDESKFDKRVWAPLAKVRAFAGDGLFTSWTEEPNWKKAHNVLLPSFSQRAMQGYHNKMIDLAVQLVQKWSRLNPDETVNVPDDMTRLTLDTIGLCGFNYRFNSFYREEPHPFITSMVRALDESMSSLQRLRLQDKLMITKKKQFEQDIRSMFSLVDHIIAERKEKPQEGADDLLSHMLSGKDPETGETLDDENIRYQIITFLIAGHETTSGLLSFAVYYLMKNPDTLAKAQAEVDQILKDPVPTYNQVRNLKYVRMVLNEALRLWPTAPAFSLYAKEDTVLAGQYPLQKGDSVSVLIPKLHRDREAWGDDVEDFRPERFEDPSKVPHDAYKPFGNGQRACIGQQFALQEATLVLGMVLKHFDFIDHSDYQLKVKETLTLKPDNFTIRVRARGGQPVMAVPGVAVEEPKPVAKRTEPDAANAHHTPMLVLYGSNLGTAEGIAREIADTARYQGFRSEVAALDDRVGQLPKDGAVIIVSASYNGQPPSNAKMFVEWIEHADANEFNGVRFAVLGCGDHNWASTYQRIPRLIDEQLSSRGAERLSPLGESDASGDFEKQVGDWTEQLWPDLARTMGLKLNTSSNSERSSLSVQFVSGLAVTPLADTYDAHVAEVLENRELHDAGSERSTRHLEIKLPEGITYMEGDHLGILPQNPPELVERVLRRYGFTGTEHLVLDASGRSAAHLPLHQPVNLYDLLSHSVELQEAATRAQLREMAAYTVCPPHKKELEALLDESVYMDEVRNKRISMLDYLVKYEACELPFERFLELLPSLKARYYSISSSPRVQPDQASITVSVVRAPAWSGQGEYKGIASNYLANLKPGDEIVMFTRTPESGFQLPEDTQVPVIMVGPGTGVAPFRGFIQARHVLKEQGQELGEAHLYFGCRNPEHDYLYKNELEAAQQEGLVELHTAFSRVDGEEKCYVQHLMRDDARHLIPLLEKGAHLYICGDGSKMAPDVEATLQQAYAELHGKSAQEAADWLDHLQQEGRYAKDVWTGI, from the coding sequence ATGCCACCAATTTCAGTGCCTCAACCGAAAACATTTGGCCCACTGGGCAATTTGCCGCAATTGAACTTTGAAGAGCCGGTGCAATCGCTGGTGAAACTGGCTGAAGAATACGGACCGATCTTTCGTATGGAGTATCCGGGACGAAGTGAATTGTATATTTCAGGTCACGAACTGGTCGCCGAGGTAACGGATGAATCCAAGTTTGACAAACGTGTATGGGCACCCCTTGCCAAGGTTCGTGCTTTTGCAGGAGATGGACTATTCACGAGTTGGACCGAGGAACCGAATTGGAAAAAAGCTCATAACGTACTGCTGCCAAGTTTCAGTCAACGTGCCATGCAGGGATATCACAACAAAATGATTGATCTGGCGGTACAGCTGGTTCAGAAATGGTCACGATTAAATCCGGATGAAACGGTTAACGTTCCGGATGATATGACACGTCTTACACTCGATACGATTGGACTCTGTGGGTTCAACTATCGGTTTAACAGCTTCTATCGGGAAGAACCACATCCATTCATTACCAGCATGGTTCGTGCACTGGACGAATCCATGAGTTCATTGCAGCGACTGCGTCTGCAAGACAAGTTGATGATCACCAAAAAGAAACAGTTTGAACAGGATATCCGTTCCATGTTCTCTTTGGTGGATCACATTATTGCCGAGCGCAAAGAGAAACCACAGGAAGGCGCGGATGATCTATTGTCCCACATGCTCAGCGGCAAGGACCCGGAAACGGGAGAAACCCTGGATGATGAGAACATCCGTTATCAGATTATTACATTCCTGATTGCTGGACATGAGACCACAAGTGGACTGTTATCCTTCGCTGTTTATTATCTGATGAAGAACCCGGATACACTGGCTAAGGCCCAAGCAGAAGTGGATCAGATTCTGAAAGATCCGGTTCCAACGTACAACCAGGTTCGCAATCTGAAGTACGTTCGCATGGTTTTGAACGAAGCCTTGCGGTTATGGCCGACGGCCCCGGCATTTTCTCTGTATGCCAAAGAGGATACGGTACTTGCGGGTCAATATCCTTTGCAAAAAGGCGACAGCGTCAGTGTACTTATTCCCAAGCTGCATCGCGACCGCGAAGCATGGGGAGATGACGTAGAGGACTTCCGCCCGGAACGGTTCGAAGATCCGAGCAAAGTGCCGCATGATGCCTACAAACCTTTCGGTAATGGTCAACGGGCCTGCATTGGTCAGCAGTTTGCACTTCAGGAAGCAACGCTGGTGCTGGGCATGGTGCTCAAGCATTTTGACTTCATCGATCATTCCGATTATCAATTAAAGGTGAAAGAAACGCTGACGCTCAAACCGGATAACTTCACCATTCGGGTACGTGCGCGTGGAGGCCAGCCCGTCATGGCCGTGCCAGGTGTAGCGGTCGAAGAACCGAAGCCAGTTGCCAAAAGAACAGAACCGGATGCTGCGAATGCTCACCACACACCGATGCTTGTTCTATACGGTTCCAATCTGGGAACGGCGGAAGGCATAGCACGTGAGATTGCGGATACTGCCAGATATCAAGGTTTCCGGAGCGAGGTTGCTGCGCTTGATGATCGTGTTGGCCAACTGCCGAAGGATGGCGCCGTTATTATTGTCAGTGCATCCTATAACGGTCAGCCGCCTAGCAATGCGAAGATGTTTGTCGAGTGGATCGAACACGCGGATGCCAATGAATTCAATGGGGTGCGTTTCGCCGTTCTGGGATGCGGTGACCACAACTGGGCCAGCACCTATCAGCGTATTCCGCGTCTAATCGATGAACAGTTATCTTCTAGAGGAGCAGAGCGGTTATCGCCCTTGGGTGAGTCCGATGCAAGCGGAGATTTTGAGAAACAGGTGGGGGATTGGACAGAGCAATTATGGCCGGATCTCGCACGAACAATGGGACTGAAGCTAAACACAAGTTCCAATAGCGAACGCAGCTCACTATCAGTACAGTTTGTCAGTGGGCTCGCCGTAACACCGCTTGCGGATACGTATGATGCTCATGTGGCAGAAGTACTCGAGAACAGAGAGCTTCACGACGCGGGTAGTGAACGGAGTACACGTCACCTCGAGATCAAATTGCCTGAAGGCATCACCTACATGGAAGGGGATCATCTTGGCATTCTGCCACAAAACCCACCGGAGTTGGTGGAACGTGTACTCCGTCGGTATGGATTCACGGGAACGGAGCATCTGGTTCTCGATGCATCGGGTAGAAGTGCCGCACATCTGCCGCTGCATCAACCGGTTAACCTGTATGACCTGCTTAGTCACAGCGTTGAGCTTCAAGAAGCCGCAACTCGTGCTCAGCTCAGAGAAATGGCAGCATACACGGTATGTCCACCGCATAAGAAGGAGCTTGAAGCGCTGCTTGATGAATCTGTGTATATGGATGAAGTTCGGAATAAACGGATCTCCATGCTGGATTATCTGGTGAAATATGAGGCATGTGAACTGCCGTTTGAGCGCTTCCTTGAATTACTGCCTTCACTGAAAGCCAGATATTATTCGATCTCCAGTTCACCGCGTGTTCAGCCCGATCAAGCGAGTATTACGGTGAGTGTGGTGCGTGCTCCGGCATGGAGTGGACAGGGAGAATACAAAGGCATTGCGTCCAACTATCTGGCTAACCTGAAACCGGGTGACGAGATCGTCATGTTCACGCGGACACCGGAATCCGGTTTCCAACTGCCGGAAGATACACAGGTTCCCGTCATCATGGTAGGGCCGGGTACAGGCGTTGCCCCATTCCGTGGTTTTATACAAGCAAGACATGTGTTGAAGGAACAAGGTCAAGAGCTTGGCGAAGCACATCTATACTTTGGATGTCGGAATCCCGAGCATGATTATCTATACAAAAATGAATTGGAAGCAGCCCAGCAAGAAGGGCTTGTCGAGCTTCATACGGCGTTCTCCCGAGTGGACGGAGAAGAGAAATGTTATGTACAGCATCTGATGAGAGACGATGCCCGGCATCTGATTCCTTTACTTGAAAAGGGTGCGCATCTGTATATCTGCGGTGATGGCAGCAAGATGGCACCTGATGTGGAAGCTACACTCCAGCAGGCATACGCTGAACTTCATGGCAAATCCGCGCAGGAAGCAGCAGATTGGCTTGATCACCTTCAGCAGGAAGGTCGTTATGCCAAGGATGTATGGACAGGCATCTGA
- a CDS encoding glutathione peroxidase, translated as MSIFSYQVPFMDGHAGDLSAFKGKVLLIVNTASRCSYSRQFNELQQIYEKYREQGLEILAFPCNQFNEKEPGSSAEVAEYCISQFQISFPILEKVEVAGQSMHPLFRYLTEKAPFQGYDLDTQEGKWMDTFVKEKHPELYQGNGIKWNFTKFLIDRSGNVHGRYETTVAPLEVESAIQILLKNS; from the coding sequence ATGAGTATATTTTCTTACCAGGTTCCGTTTATGGATGGCCACGCGGGTGATTTGTCTGCTTTTAAAGGGAAAGTACTGCTTATTGTGAATACAGCAAGTCGGTGTAGCTACTCCCGGCAATTCAATGAACTTCAACAGATATACGAGAAATATCGTGAACAGGGGCTGGAGATTCTGGCTTTCCCATGTAACCAGTTTAACGAGAAAGAACCTGGTAGTAGCGCTGAGGTTGCAGAATATTGCATAAGTCAGTTTCAGATTTCCTTTCCGATCTTGGAGAAAGTTGAAGTTGCAGGGCAATCGATGCATCCGTTGTTCCGTTACCTGACAGAAAAAGCGCCGTTTCAAGGCTATGATCTGGATACCCAAGAAGGAAAGTGGATGGACACTTTTGTGAAAGAGAAGCATCCCGAATTGTATCAAGGGAACGGGATCAAATGGAATTTCACCAAATTCCTGATTGACCGCAGTGGCAATGTTCATGGCCGGTATGAAACGACAGTTGCCCCATTGGAGGTGGAGTCTGCTATTCAGATTCTGTTGAAGAATTCCTAG